Proteins encoded by one window of Drosophila melanogaster chromosome X:
- the CG32579 gene encoding uncharacterized protein, isoform C has translation MASAEQRTEVDALMMGPISKLSMLLTVVSILWRFVSICINWSLAYVYWMEESYGYCAWTIGSILVPMVVTSVIYIHTLKSAHAGEKRILERGVYSNAVISYLFRDVYVLNYAFKYSLAKERDDKQAEIEYYQKLMTEECNVSFVRLFDSFLESAPQKILQLAILLQSTLEFTYYRHIALIVYFGNIAWCIQAYNHSNRLAQLDKHDIAAKGRFLQFLFLLCLTDAHAQRAKMMESRI, from the exons ATGGCCTCCGCGGAGCAAAGAACCGAAGTGGACGCCCTTATGATGGGGCCGATCTCGAAACTAAGCATGCTGCTCACTGTGGTGTCCATTCTGTGGCGCTTCGTCTCGATTTGCATCAACTGGAGCCTGGCGTACGTGTACTGGATGGAGGAGTCCTACGGATACTGCGCCTGGACCATTGGCTCCATTCTGGTGCCCATGGTGGTCACATCGgtcatatatatacatac CTTGAAGAGCGCTCATGCCGGCGAAAAACGCATCCTGGAGCGAGGGGTGTACTCAAATGCTGTGATCTCATATCTCTTCCGCGATGTCTATGTCCTAAACTATGCGTTCAAATACTCGTTGGCCAAGGAGCGGGATGACAAGCAGGCGGAGATCGA ATATTACCAAAAACTCATGACGGAGGAGTGCAATGTTAGTTTCGTTCGTCTATTCGACTCGTTTTTGGAATCAGCACCGCAGAAAATACTACAGCTGGCAATTCTTTTGCAATCGACATTGGAGTTCACAT ACTACCGCCACATCGCCCTGATCGTCTACTTCGGCAACATAGCGTGGTGCATCCAGGCGTACAATCACTCCAATCGCCTGGCCCAACTGGACAAACATGATATTGCGGCGAAGGGACGATTTCTGCAATTTCTCTTCCTGCTCTGCCTCACTG ATGCGCATGCGCAACGCGCCAAGATGATGGAGTCGCGTATCTGA
- the CG9921 gene encoding uncharacterized protein, isoform C, with translation MSNKIEVSLPEEELDWIQLRQDLGPVAEVETTKEKLQRKIKENPLVPLGCLATTAALTAGLYNFRTGNRKMSQLMMRSRIAAQGFTVMALVVGVVMTYTDKK, from the exons ATGTCGAACAAAATTGAAGTCTCGCTTCCGGAGGAGGAACTGGATTGGATACAATTGCGCCAGGACCTGGGACCCGTTGCCGAGGTGGAAACGACCAAGGAGAAGTTGCAGCGCAAGATCAAGGAGAATCCGCTGGTTCCGTTGG GATGTTTGGCCACTACAGCGGCGCTCACAGCTGGCTTATACAACTTTCGCACTGGCAATCGCAAGATGTCGCAGCTGATGATGCGAAGTCGTATCGCGGCTCAGGGATTTACCGTTATGGCCCTAGTTGTCGGCGTCGTCATGACCTACACTGATAAAAAATAA
- the CalpC gene encoding calpain C encodes MASKYERILSDCRSKNVLWEDPDFPAVQSSVFYYQTPPFTFQWKRIMDLADSGSGAVAANSSAAPVFLNESAEFDVVPGKMGDRWLVSCLGLLSSLRNLFYRVVPADQTLASAHGVFRFRLWWCGEWVEVLVDDRLPTINGRLAFMQPQASNCFWAALLEKAIAKLHGSYEALKYGTRSDGLTDLLGGVVRQMPILSDNIRPQTLKELLTTTCIVTCLADKSATVAKKNLAERMPNGILVNVNYRLSSLDKVKTLMGDSVQLVCLKDTFSSKPFGEKTHFLGDWSPMSKTWERVSQVERARLIRQLGPGEFWLSFCDFVEIFSTMEVVYLDTETSNDEEMLKSRPLHWKMKMHQGQWKRGVTAGGCRNHESFHINPQLLISVQDEQDLVIALNQHTAVEPKVIGFTMYTWDGEYMLSECLQKDFFKNHVSYLNSDYGNTRHVSYHTHLEAGHYVLIPTTYEPAEEAHFTVRILGTGSFRLSCLETQTMILLDPFPALKSTDAERCGGPKVKSVCQYEPVYMQLADENKTINCFELHELLEACLPNDYIKGCANIDICRQVIALQDRSGSGRITFQQFKTFMVNLKSWQGVFKMYTKEKAGILRAERLRDALCDIGFQLSTDIMNCLIQRYIRKDGTLRLSDFVSAVIHLTTAFNQFHLKNYGQVNVIEVHLHDWIKSILSC; translated from the exons ATGGCATCCAAATACGAGCGCATACTGAGCGATTGCAGATCGAAGAACGTGCTGTGGGAAGACCCCGATTTCCCCGCGGTCCAGTCTTCGGTCTTCTACTACCAGACACCGCCGTTCACCTTCCAATGGAAGCGTATCATGGATTTGGCGGATAGTGGCTCCGGTGCGGTGGCTGCCAACAGTTCGGCGGCACCAGTGTTCCTCAACGAATCGGCGGAGTTCGATGTGGTGCCTGGCAAAATGGGCGATCGCTGGCTGGTCTCCTGCCTGGGACTGTTGAGTTCCCTGAGGAATCTCTTCTATCGCGTGGTGCCCGCCGATCAGACACTGGCCAGTGCTCACGGCGTCTTTCGTTTCCGTTTGTGGTGGTGCGGCGAGTGGGTGGAGGTACTGGTCGACGACCGTCTGCCCACCATCAATGGACGGCTGGCGTTCATGCAGCCGCAGGCATCCAATTGCTTTTGGGCCGCCCTGCTGGAGAAGGCCATTGCCAAGTTGCACGGCTCCTACGAGGCCCTCAAGTACGGCACTCGTTCCGACGGACTCACTGATCTCCTGGGCGGCGTGGTCCGGCAAATGCCCATCCTGTCGGACAACATCAGGCCACAGACGCTGAAGGAGCTACTCACCACCACCTGCATTGTCACCTGCTTGGCGGACAAGAGCGCAACCGTGGCCAAGAAGAATCTCGCCGAGCGCATGCCCAATGGGATTCTGGTGAACGTTAACTACAG ACTCTCCAGCCTGGACAAGGTGAAGACCCTGATGGGTGACTCGGTGCAGCTGGTGTGCCTGAAGGACACGTTCTCGAGCAAGCCGTTCGGCGAGAAGACGCACTTCCTCGGCGACTGGTCACCGATGTCCAAGACGTGGGAGCGTGTCTCGCAGGTGGAGCGAGCGCGTCTCATCCGGCAACTTGGTCCCGGCGAGTTTTGGCTGTCGTTCTGCGACTTTGTGGAGATTTTTAGCACCATGGAGGTGGTGTACCTGGACACGGAGACGTCCAACGACGAGGAGATGCTAAAGAGTCGTCCGCTGCACTGGAAGATGAAAATGCACCAGGGCCAGTGGAAGCGAGGCGTCACCGCCGGTGGTTGTCGCAATCACGAGTCGTTCCATATCAACCCCCAGCTACTGATATCCGTGCAGGATGAGCAGGATCTGGTAATTGCCCTCAATCAGCACACGGCCGTGGAGCCGAAGGTCATTGGCTTTACGATGTACACATGGGATGGCGAGTATATGCTCAGCGAGTGCCTGCAGAAGGACTTCTTCAAGAACCATGTGAGCTATCTGAACTCGGACTATGGGAATACGCGGCACGTTAGCTATCATACGCACCTGGAGGCGGGTCACTACGTCCTCATACCGACCACCTATGAGCCGGCGGAGGAGGCACATTTCACGGTCCGCATCCTGGGCACCGGATCCTTCCGACTCTCCTGCCTGGAGACGCAGACCATGATACTGCTGGATCCATTTCCGGCACTCAAGAGCACAGATGCCGAACGGTGCGGCGGGCCGAAGGTCAAGAGTGTGTGCCAATATGAGCCCGTGTACATGCAACTGGCGGATGAGAACAAGACCATTAACTGCTTCGAGCTGCACGAGCTCCTGGAGGCGTGCCTGCCCAATGATTATATCAAGGGTTGCGCCAACATCGACATCTGTCGCCAGGTGATCGCTCTGCAGGACCGGAGCGGCAGTGGTCGCATCACGTTCCAGCAGTTCAAGACCTTCATGGTCAACCTGAAGTCCTGGCAGGGCGTCTTCAAGATGTACACCAAGGAGAAGGCGGGCATATTGCGTGCGGAGCGACTGCGCGACGCCCTCTGCGACATCGGTTTTCAGCTGAGCACGGACATCATGAACTGCCTGATCCAGCGGTACATTCGCAAGGATGGCACGCTCCGGCTGAGCGACTTCGTTTCGGCCGTCATCCATCTGACCACCGCGTTCAATCAGTTCCATTTGAAGAACTACGGGCAGGTGAACGTGATCGAGGTGCATCTGCACGACTGGATCAAGAGCATACTGAGCTGCTAA
- the CG32579 gene encoding uncharacterized protein, isoform B, with translation MASAEQRTEVDALMMGPISKLSMLLTVVSILWRFVSICINWSLAYVYWMEESYGYCAWTIGSILVPMVVTSVIYIHTLKSAHAGEKRILERGVYSNAVISYLFRDVYVLNYAFKYSLAKERDDKQAEIEYYQKLMTEECNVSFVRLFDSFLESAPQKILQLAILLQSTLEFTYYRHIALIVYFGNIAWCIQAYNHSNRLAQLDKHDIAAKGRFLQFLFLLCLTVIRFYFVVSRTLCIAYVASIFPIETLIICATLACFYGTIVFFVDSPMIAKSRPMNYSYCLCFGVVYLFIFTPVKDAPTKYKYAFYLTFCLLQNIIACALYIPLYLATAIIALYIVGIVLLIIYYTYCHPNTVRTYF, from the exons ATGGCCTCCGCGGAGCAAAGAACCGAAGTGGACGCCCTTATGATGGGGCCGATCTCGAAACTAAGCATGCTGCTCACTGTGGTGTCCATTCTGTGGCGCTTCGTCTCGATTTGCATCAACTGGAGCCTGGCGTACGTGTACTGGATGGAGGAGTCCTACGGATACTGCGCCTGGACCATTGGCTCCATTCTGGTGCCCATGGTGGTCACATCGgtcatatatatacatac CTTGAAGAGCGCTCATGCCGGCGAAAAACGCATCCTGGAGCGAGGGGTGTACTCAAATGCTGTGATCTCATATCTCTTCCGCGATGTCTATGTCCTAAACTATGCGTTCAAATACTCGTTGGCCAAGGAGCGGGATGACAAGCAGGCGGAGATCGA ATATTACCAAAAACTCATGACGGAGGAGTGCAATGTTAGTTTCGTTCGTCTATTCGACTCGTTTTTGGAATCAGCACCGCAGAAAATACTACAGCTGGCAATTCTTTTGCAATCGACATTGGAGTTCACAT ACTACCGCCACATCGCCCTGATCGTCTACTTCGGCAACATAGCGTGGTGCATCCAGGCGTACAATCACTCCAATCGCCTGGCCCAACTGGACAAACATGATATTGCGGCGAAGGGACGATTTCTGCAATTTCTCTTCCTGCTCTGCCTCACTG TTATTCGCTTTTATTTCGTAGTTTCGAGAACGCTTTGCATCGCGTATGTGGCCAGTATTTTTCCCATCGAAACGCTGATCATCTGCGCGACACTGGCTTGCTTTTACGGCACCATTGTGTTCTTTGTGGACTCGCCAATGATCGCAAAATCCCGCCCCATGAACTATTCGTACTGCCTGTGCTTTGGCGTTGTctatctatttatttttacgCCCGTCAAGGATGCACCAACCAAATATAAGTACGCCTTCTATCTCACATTCTGTTTGTTGCAAAATATCATCGCCTGCGCTTTGTACATTCCCTTGTATCTTGCCACAGCCATCATTGCCTTGTATATTGTCGGAATTGTTCTGTTAATAATCTACTACACGTACTGCCATCCAAATACTGTGcgtacttatttttaa
- the CG9919 gene encoding uncharacterized protein, isoform B, translating into MMNMLFGNCVGSCDQLAGPPPDFILSMPPPPLPSFLISKPATVDILVPSNESQPCFAAFMCGHGMQHNESGNALMELVRSDSKSLESVWLFVSSCIGIFVFGCFLALIVMRCRDSFFSYHDANIKQTAINALGEATKSNAFTSGGILYPCATANSRDLLQSQLVNDSRLLWATLTPHGTRHFIIENSQDGHYESVDYRGKSHSQVFRGYEKHSQSFVKSFDNNGFVDYDYEDPTPLMDSYHDDMDSGYQEPHEVTGSLKRSAMRTVESLNTDTPTSGGSSSNYHTSANQIGNTKSISRKTTLSRRISDASSQNGTSM; encoded by the exons ATGATGAACATGCTCTTTGGCAATTGTGTGGGCAGCTGTGACCAGCTGGCCGGTCCACCGCCGGACTTTATATTATcgatgccgccgccgccgctgccgtcCTTTCTAATCTCAAAGCCGGCGACGGTGGACATCCTGGTGCCCTCCAATGAGTCGCAGCCGTGCTTTGCCGCCTTCATGTGCGGCCATGGGATGCAGCACAACGAGAGCGGAAACGCGCTAATGGAGCTGGTGAGAAGTGATTCCAAGAGTCTGGAGAGCGTCTGGCTGTTTGTCTCGTCCTGCATCGGGATCTTTGTGTTCGGCTGCTTCCTGGCCCTCATCGTGATGCGGTGCAGAGA CTCCTTTTTCTCGTACCACGACGCCAATATCAAGCAGACGGCCATTAATGCCCTCGGCGAGGCGACCAAATCCAATGCCTTCACATCCGGCGGAATTCTTTATCCCTGCGCCACGGCCAACAGTAGGGATCTGCTCCAGAGCCAGCTGGTCAACGATAGCCGTCTACTGTGGGCCACACTAACGCCCCACGGCACCAGGCACTTCATCATCGAGAACTCCCAGGATGGGCACTACGAATCGGTGGACTATCGCGGCAAGTCGCACAGCCAGGTGTTCCGTGGCTACGAGAAGCATTCGCAGTCGTTTGTCAAG TCCTTTGACAACAATGGCTTCGTTGACTACGACTATGAGGATCCCACGCCATTGATGGACTCCTACCATGATGACATGGACTCCGGCTACCAGGAGCCGCACGAGGTGACTGGCTCCCTGAAGCGTTCGGCGATGCGAACTGTGGAATCACTGAACACTGACACCCCGACCAGCGGCGGTTCGAGCTCCAACTATCATACCAGCGCCAATCAGATCGGCAACACCAAGTCCATTAGCCGCAAGACGACGCTGTCACGTCGCATCAGCGATGCCTCCTCCCAGAACGGAACATCCATGTAA
- the CG32579 gene encoding uncharacterized protein, isoform A has product MASAEQRTEVDALMMGPISKLSMLLTVVSILWRFVSICINWSLAYVYWMEESYGYCAWTIGSILVPMVVTSVIYIHTLKSAHAGEKRILERGVYSNAVISYLFRDVYVLNYAFKYSLAKERDDKQAEIEYYQKLMTEECNVSFVRLFDSFLESAPQKILQLAILLQSTLEFTYYRHIALIVYFGNIAWCIQAYNHSNRLAQLDKHDIAAKGRFLQFLFLLCLTVSRTLCIAYVASIFPIETLIICATLACFYGTIVFFVDSPMIAKSRPMNYSYCLCFGVVYLFIFTPVKDAPTKYKYAFYLTFCLLQNIIACALYIPLYLATAIIALYIVGIVLLIIYYTYCHPNTVRTYF; this is encoded by the exons ATGGCCTCCGCGGAGCAAAGAACCGAAGTGGACGCCCTTATGATGGGGCCGATCTCGAAACTAAGCATGCTGCTCACTGTGGTGTCCATTCTGTGGCGCTTCGTCTCGATTTGCATCAACTGGAGCCTGGCGTACGTGTACTGGATGGAGGAGTCCTACGGATACTGCGCCTGGACCATTGGCTCCATTCTGGTGCCCATGGTGGTCACATCGgtcatatatatacatac CTTGAAGAGCGCTCATGCCGGCGAAAAACGCATCCTGGAGCGAGGGGTGTACTCAAATGCTGTGATCTCATATCTCTTCCGCGATGTCTATGTCCTAAACTATGCGTTCAAATACTCGTTGGCCAAGGAGCGGGATGACAAGCAGGCGGAGATCGA ATATTACCAAAAACTCATGACGGAGGAGTGCAATGTTAGTTTCGTTCGTCTATTCGACTCGTTTTTGGAATCAGCACCGCAGAAAATACTACAGCTGGCAATTCTTTTGCAATCGACATTGGAGTTCACAT ACTACCGCCACATCGCCCTGATCGTCTACTTCGGCAACATAGCGTGGTGCATCCAGGCGTACAATCACTCCAATCGCCTGGCCCAACTGGACAAACATGATATTGCGGCGAAGGGACGATTTCTGCAATTTCTCTTCCTGCTCTGCCTCACTG TTTCGAGAACGCTTTGCATCGCGTATGTGGCCAGTATTTTTCCCATCGAAACGCTGATCATCTGCGCGACACTGGCTTGCTTTTACGGCACCATTGTGTTCTTTGTGGACTCGCCAATGATCGCAAAATCCCGCCCCATGAACTATTCGTACTGCCTGTGCTTTGGCGTTGTctatctatttatttttacgCCCGTCAAGGATGCACCAACCAAATATAAGTACGCCTTCTATCTCACATTCTGTTTGTTGCAAAATATCATCGCCTGCGCTTTGTACATTCCCTTGTATCTTGCCACAGCCATCATTGCCTTGTATATTGTCGGAATTGTTCTGTTAATAATCTACTACACGTACTGCCATCCAAATACTGTGcgtacttatttttaa
- the CG9919 gene encoding uncharacterized protein, isoform A has translation MMNMLFGNCVGSCDQLAGPPPDFILSMPPPPLPSFLISKPATVDILVPSNESQPCFAAFMCGHGMQHNESGNALMELVRSDSKSLESVWLFVSSCIGIFVFGCFLALIVMRCRDSSFFSYHDANIKQTAINALGEATKSNAFTSGGILYPCATANSRDLLQSQLVNDSRLLWATLTPHGTRHFIIENSQDGHYESVDYRGKSHSQVFRGYEKHSQSFVKSFDNNGFVDYDYEDPTPLMDSYHDDMDSGYQEPHEVTGSLKRSAMRTVESLNTDTPTSGGSSSNYHTSANQIGNTKSISRKTTLSRRISDASSQNGTSM, from the exons ATGATGAACATGCTCTTTGGCAATTGTGTGGGCAGCTGTGACCAGCTGGCCGGTCCACCGCCGGACTTTATATTATcgatgccgccgccgccgctgccgtcCTTTCTAATCTCAAAGCCGGCGACGGTGGACATCCTGGTGCCCTCCAATGAGTCGCAGCCGTGCTTTGCCGCCTTCATGTGCGGCCATGGGATGCAGCACAACGAGAGCGGAAACGCGCTAATGGAGCTGGTGAGAAGTGATTCCAAGAGTCTGGAGAGCGTCTGGCTGTTTGTCTCGTCCTGCATCGGGATCTTTGTGTTCGGCTGCTTCCTGGCCCTCATCGTGATGCGGTGCAGAGA CAGCTCCTTTTTCTCGTACCACGACGCCAATATCAAGCAGACGGCCATTAATGCCCTCGGCGAGGCGACCAAATCCAATGCCTTCACATCCGGCGGAATTCTTTATCCCTGCGCCACGGCCAACAGTAGGGATCTGCTCCAGAGCCAGCTGGTCAACGATAGCCGTCTACTGTGGGCCACACTAACGCCCCACGGCACCAGGCACTTCATCATCGAGAACTCCCAGGATGGGCACTACGAATCGGTGGACTATCGCGGCAAGTCGCACAGCCAGGTGTTCCGTGGCTACGAGAAGCATTCGCAGTCGTTTGTCAAG TCCTTTGACAACAATGGCTTCGTTGACTACGACTATGAGGATCCCACGCCATTGATGGACTCCTACCATGATGACATGGACTCCGGCTACCAGGAGCCGCACGAGGTGACTGGCTCCCTGAAGCGTTCGGCGATGCGAACTGTGGAATCACTGAACACTGACACCCCGACCAGCGGCGGTTCGAGCTCCAACTATCATACCAGCGCCAATCAGATCGGCAACACCAAGTCCATTAGCCGCAAGACGACGCTGTCACGTCGCATCAGCGATGCCTCCTCCCAGAACGGAACATCCATGTAA